One Bacillus amyloliquefaciens DSM 7 = ATCC 23350 DNA window includes the following coding sequences:
- the nfsA gene encoding oxygen-insensitive NADPH nitroreductase produces MNNTIETILNHRSIRSFTDELLTAEEIDTLVKSAQAASTSSYVQAYSIIGVTDPEKKRKLAALAGNQPYVENNGHLFVFCADLYRHKKLAEEKGENITELLENTEMFMVSVIDAALAAQNVSVAAESMGLGICYIGGIRNELDQVTEVLGTPDHVLPLFGLVVGHPAHPSGQKPRLPKQAVYHENTYDTNEENFRSYMKEYDETISAYYDKRTNGKRVETWSDQILQFMKQKPRTYLNQYVKDKGFQKN; encoded by the coding sequence ATGAACAATACCATTGAAACCATACTTAATCATCGGTCGATCCGATCATTTACTGACGAGCTTCTGACAGCGGAAGAGATAGATACATTAGTGAAAAGCGCCCAGGCGGCGTCAACGTCCAGTTACGTGCAGGCGTACTCCATCATCGGGGTAACCGATCCGGAGAAAAAAAGAAAGCTGGCGGCGCTGGCCGGAAATCAGCCTTACGTCGAGAATAACGGGCACTTGTTTGTGTTTTGTGCTGATTTGTACCGCCATAAAAAACTTGCGGAAGAAAAAGGCGAAAACATTACAGAGCTTCTTGAGAATACGGAAATGTTTATGGTCAGCGTCATTGATGCCGCACTTGCCGCACAAAACGTAAGTGTTGCCGCAGAATCAATGGGCCTTGGCATTTGTTATATCGGAGGCATTCGGAATGAACTTGATCAGGTGACGGAAGTGCTCGGTACGCCTGACCATGTGCTGCCGCTGTTCGGTCTGGTAGTCGGCCATCCCGCGCATCCGTCCGGCCAAAAGCCGCGTCTGCCGAAACAAGCCGTATATCATGAAAACACGTACGATACGAATGAAGAAAACTTCCGCAGTTATATGAAGGAATATGATGAAACCATCTCCGCTTATTATGATAAACGGACAAACGGCAAGCGGGTTGAAACGTGGTCTGATCAAATTCTGCAGTTCATGAAACAAAAACCGAGAACCTATTTAAATCAATATGTTAAAGATAAAGGTTTTCAAAAAAATTAA
- a CDS encoding FtsW/RodA/SpoVE family cell cycle protein has translation MSRYKKQQNPYYQGDLIFIFGVFLIISVAAIYAAGQFGQYGGSAWMKQIVFYVIGAGFIGLLLYFDLEQLEKLSLYVLIAGVLSLLLLRVAPESIAPIKNGAKSWFQIGTFTLQPSEFTKIGIMMMVASIISKAGPKDQRSLREDVNLLLKIAAWTVIPIGLIVLQDAGTGAICLFIVMVMVFMSGVNWKLITIIGGSAALVIGLFLVLVIEFPHVANSIGIADYQINRITSWMSDSSAATTQAESDKSWQVDQAVMAIGSGGITGNGVHNLKVYVPEGQTDFIFAILGESFGFLGCAIAVVMFFFLIYRLVVLIDRLHAFNRFGAFFCVGFTALIVIHTFQNIGMNIGIMPVTGIPLLFVSYGGSSVLSTLISFGIVYNASVQLTKYKSYLFNS, from the coding sequence ATGAGTCGATATAAGAAACAGCAAAATCCCTATTATCAGGGGGATTTGATTTTTATATTTGGTGTGTTTTTAATAATTAGTGTCGCTGCGATTTATGCGGCCGGACAGTTCGGGCAGTATGGAGGCAGCGCCTGGATGAAACAGATTGTCTTCTATGTTATAGGGGCGGGATTCATCGGATTATTGCTGTACTTTGATTTAGAGCAGCTTGAGAAACTGAGTCTGTACGTATTAATTGCCGGCGTGCTGTCGCTGCTCCTTTTGCGTGTTGCGCCGGAATCTATCGCGCCGATTAAAAACGGGGCGAAAAGCTGGTTTCAAATCGGAACCTTTACCCTTCAACCCTCTGAGTTTACGAAAATAGGAATTATGATGATGGTCGCGTCCATTATATCGAAGGCGGGACCGAAAGATCAAAGATCACTTCGGGAAGATGTGAATCTGCTCTTGAAAATTGCGGCATGGACGGTTATTCCGATCGGACTGATCGTTTTGCAGGATGCCGGAACGGGTGCGATCTGTCTGTTTATCGTGATGGTGATGGTGTTTATGTCAGGTGTAAACTGGAAGCTGATCACCATTATCGGCGGTTCGGCCGCCCTTGTTATCGGGCTTTTCTTAGTGCTCGTGATTGAATTTCCCCATGTGGCGAATTCAATCGGCATTGCGGATTATCAAATCAACCGGATTACATCGTGGATGTCTGACTCCAGTGCGGCAACGACTCAGGCAGAGAGTGATAAAAGCTGGCAGGTGGATCAGGCCGTTATGGCGATCGGATCAGGCGGCATTACCGGAAACGGCGTTCATAATCTGAAGGTGTACGTACCTGAGGGGCAGACCGACTTTATCTTTGCGATTTTGGGTGAAAGTTTTGGGTTTTTAGGCTGCGCGATTGCCGTTGTTATGTTTTTCTTTTTAATTTACAGGCTTGTGGTGCTGATTGACCGCTTGCATGCCTTTAACCGATTCGGCGCGTTTTTTTGCGTAGGATTTACTGCACTTATCGTGATTCACACCTTCCAGAACATCGGGATGAATATCGGCATTATGCCGGTTACCGGAATTCCGCTGCTGTTTGTCAGCTATGGAGGGAGCTCGGTGCTGTCTACATTAATCAGCTTCGGGATCGTATACAACGCAAGTGTGCAGCTGACGAAATATAAAAGCTATTTGTTTAATTCTTAA
- a CDS encoding GNAT family N-acetyltransferase: protein MNINKDDVTAPDVIALLQDHLKSMTLCSPPESIHALNTDRLRQPDVTLWSAREDGVLLGCGALKELNSRHGELKSMKTSPQHVRKGVAKRILHHIIEEAKRRGYQRLSLETGSVEAFLPARLLYEKAGFQYCEPFGDYNEDPNSLFMTLNMR, encoded by the coding sequence ATGAACATAAATAAAGACGATGTTACAGCGCCGGATGTTATTGCGCTTTTGCAGGATCATCTGAAGAGCATGACCCTCTGCTCTCCCCCGGAAAGTATACACGCGCTCAATACGGACCGCCTGCGTCAGCCTGACGTTACGCTTTGGAGTGCGAGGGAAGACGGCGTCCTGCTCGGCTGCGGTGCCTTAAAGGAGCTTAACAGCCGGCACGGTGAGCTGAAATCAATGAAAACCTCCCCGCAGCATGTCAGAAAAGGCGTGGCCAAACGAATTCTTCACCATATAATTGAAGAAGCAAAGCGGCGGGGCTATCAGCGTCTCAGCCTAGAAACCGGTTCTGTGGAGGCTTTCCTTCCCGCCAGACTGCTGTATGAAAAAGCCGGGTTTCAATATTGTGAACCGTTTGGGGACTACAATGAGGACCCGAACAGCTTGTTTATGACATTAAACATGAGGTAA
- the ywcE gene encoding spore morphogenesis/germination protein YwcE, giving the protein MDMFFAYLLVASATPLFIWLDNKKVALSAIPPIILMWVFFYFYATSSLSPLGHTLMIILFAVNVIVAHIAAFIIYGLPRLRRRRSQ; this is encoded by the coding sequence ATGGACATGTTTTTTGCTTATTTACTGGTCGCAAGCGCAACACCCCTCTTTATCTGGCTTGATAACAAAAAAGTGGCTCTTTCGGCCATACCGCCAATCATTTTAATGTGGGTTTTCTTCTACTTTTACGCAACCAGCAGCCTATCCCCCCTCGGCCACACACTCATGATTATCCTGTTTGCCGTCAACGTCATCGTTGCCCATATCGCCGCCTTTATCATTTACGGCCTTCCGCGCCTGCGCCGGAGAAGAAGCCAATAA
- the qoxD gene encoding cytochrome aa3 quinol oxidase subunit IV: MANKSAEHSHFPWKHIVGFALSIILTLLALWVAVYTDLSSSAKLWIIFGFAFIQAGLQLLMFMHMTESENGGIQVGNTLFGFFGAIVIILGSIWIFAAHYHHGDHMDGNPPGGAKQHSEHHE; encoded by the coding sequence ATGGCAAACAAATCTGCTGAACACAGCCACTTTCCGTGGAAGCATATCGTAGGTTTTGCGTTGTCTATTATTCTGACCCTGCTGGCCCTTTGGGTTGCGGTATATACAGATTTAAGCTCATCAGCAAAACTCTGGATCATTTTCGGATTCGCATTTATTCAGGCCGGCCTGCAGCTTCTCATGTTCATGCACATGACAGAAAGCGAAAACGGCGGAATCCAAGTCGGAAACACGCTCTTCGGATTTTTCGGAGCGATTGTTATCATCCTTGGTTCTATCTGGATCTTTGCGGCGCACTACCATCACGGTGACCATATGGATGGAAACCCTCCGGGCGGTGCGAAGCAGCATTCCGAACATCACGAATAA
- the qoxC gene encoding cytochrome aa3 quinol oxidase subunit III — translation MEHAEHGNSNAPMEYQSETGRLNILGFWIFLGAEIVLFSTLFATFFVLQRRTAGGVLPAELFEVKLVMIMTFLLLISSFTCGIAVHEMRRGSLKGVVIWTIITLLLGAGFVGCELNEFIHYVHEGASLGTSAFWSGFFVLLGTHGTHVTIGIFWITGILLQLKKRGLTPQTSSKIFISSLYWHFLDVVWIFIFTGVYLIGLGGL, via the coding sequence ATGGAACATGCAGAACACGGCAATTCTAACGCGCCTATGGAATATCAATCTGAAACCGGCAGACTCAATATTCTCGGGTTTTGGATCTTTTTAGGGGCAGAGATTGTGTTGTTCTCAACACTATTTGCAACCTTCTTCGTTCTTCAAAGAAGAACAGCAGGAGGAGTCTTACCGGCTGAATTATTTGAAGTGAAGCTTGTCATGATCATGACATTCCTGCTTCTGATCAGCAGTTTTACCTGCGGGATCGCTGTTCATGAAATGCGTCGCGGAAGTTTAAAAGGCGTCGTCATATGGACGATCATTACGCTTCTTCTCGGCGCAGGCTTCGTAGGATGTGAGCTTAACGAGTTCATTCACTATGTACATGAAGGAGCATCTCTCGGTACAAGTGCTTTCTGGTCTGGATTCTTCGTCCTTCTGGGAACGCACGGAACGCACGTAACGATCGGTATCTTCTGGATTACCGGCATCTTGCTGCAATTGAAGAAACGCGGATTAACGCCGCAGACGTCTTCAAAAATCTTTATCTCAAGTTTATACTGGCACTTCTTAGACGTTGTCTGGATCTTCATCTTTACAGGCGTCTATCTCATCGGATTGGGGGGACTATAA
- the qoxB gene encoding cytochrome aa3 quinol oxidase subunit I, translating to MKLRWDEFFVTGDPLILGAQVSIALSTIAIIVVLTYFKKWKWLWSEWLTSVDHKKLGIMYIISAVIMLFRGGVDGLMMRAQLALPNNNFLDSNHYNEIFTTHGTIMIIFMAMPFLIGLINVVVPLQIGARDVAFPYLNNLSFWTFFVGAMLFNISFVIGGSPNAGWTSYMPLASNDMSPGPGENFYLLGLQIAGIGTLMTGINFMVTILKMRTKGMTLMRMPMFTWTTLITMVIIVFAFPVLTVALALLSFDRLFGAHFFTLEAGGMPMLWANLFWIWGHPEVYIVILPAFGIFSEIISAFARKQLFGYKAMVGSIIAISVLSFLVWTHHFFTMGNSASVNSFFSITTMAISVPTGVKIFNWLFTMYKGRISFTTPMLWALAFIPNFVIGGVTGVMLAMAAADYQYHNTYFLVSHFHYVLIAGTVFACFAGFIFWYPKMFGHKLNERIGKWFFWIFMIGFNVCFFPQYFLGLQGMPRRIYTYGPNDGWTTLNFISTVGAFMMGVGFLILCYNIYYSFRYSTREISGDSWGVGRTLEWATSSAIPPHYNFAVLPEVKSQDAYLQLKEDKVDIHPESKFKKIHMPHNSGRPLIMSVAFGIAGFGLVFEWFWMGIVGLIGILLCMVLRSFEYDNGYYIPVEEIKETERKISE from the coding sequence ATGAAATTGAGATGGGATGAATTTTTTGTAACAGGTGACCCATTAATTCTGGGCGCACAAGTTTCCATTGCGCTTTCCACTATTGCTATCATCGTAGTACTCACATACTTCAAAAAGTGGAAGTGGCTCTGGTCTGAATGGCTGACGTCTGTAGACCATAAGAAACTTGGAATCATGTACATTATCTCTGCTGTTATCATGCTGTTCCGCGGCGGGGTCGACGGCTTGATGATGCGTGCCCAGTTAGCGCTTCCTAATAACAATTTTTTAGACTCAAACCACTATAATGAGATCTTTACGACTCACGGTACGATCATGATTATCTTCATGGCGATGCCGTTTTTAATCGGTCTGATCAACGTTGTCGTACCTTTGCAGATCGGTGCGCGCGACGTAGCATTCCCGTACTTGAACAACCTGAGTTTCTGGACGTTCTTCGTAGGTGCGATGCTTTTCAATATTTCTTTCGTTATCGGAGGTTCTCCGAACGCAGGCTGGACGAGTTACATGCCGCTGGCAAGTAACGACATGAGCCCTGGGCCTGGTGAGAACTTCTACTTGCTCGGTCTTCAGATTGCCGGTATCGGTACGCTGATGACGGGTATCAACTTTATGGTGACGATCCTGAAAATGCGTACAAAAGGCATGACGCTGATGCGTATGCCGATGTTCACATGGACGACGCTGATTACAATGGTTATTATCGTATTCGCCTTCCCTGTTCTGACAGTGGCATTGGCGCTGCTATCATTTGACCGTTTGTTCGGCGCTCACTTTTTCACGCTGGAAGCCGGCGGTATGCCGATGCTTTGGGCTAACTTATTCTGGATTTGGGGACACCCTGAAGTTTATATCGTTATCTTACCGGCTTTCGGTATTTTCTCTGAAATTATTTCAGCGTTTGCAAGAAAGCAGTTATTCGGTTACAAAGCGATGGTCGGCTCTATTATCGCCATTTCCGTCCTGAGTTTCCTTGTATGGACTCACCACTTCTTCACAATGGGGAACAGTGCGTCTGTTAACTCTTTCTTCTCGATCACAACGATGGCGATTTCGGTTCCGACCGGGGTTAAAATCTTTAACTGGCTCTTTACAATGTATAAAGGCCGAATCAGCTTTACAACACCGATGCTGTGGGCGCTTGCGTTCATCCCGAACTTCGTTATCGGCGGGGTAACAGGGGTTATGCTCGCGATGGCTGCAGCGGATTATCAATACCATAATACGTACTTCCTCGTATCTCACTTCCACTATGTGCTGATCGCGGGTACGGTATTTGCATGTTTCGCAGGATTTATTTTCTGGTATCCGAAAATGTTCGGCCACAAGCTGAACGAGAGAATCGGAAAATGGTTCTTCTGGATCTTTATGATCGGATTTAATGTATGTTTCTTCCCTCAATACTTCTTGGGGCTGCAAGGTATGCCTCGCCGTATTTACACATACGGACCGAATGACGGATGGACTACATTGAACTTTATTTCAACTGTCGGAGCCTTCATGATGGGTGTCGGATTCTTAATCCTTTGCTACAACATCTACTACAGCTTCCGCTACTCTACTCGCGAGATCAGCGGAGATTCATGGGGCGTGGGACGTACGCTTGAGTGGGCGACTTCATCTGCGATTCCGCCGCACTACAACTTTGCGGTGCTTCCTGAAGTGAAATCTCAAGATGCGTACCTGCAATTGAAAGAAGACAAAGTGGATATTCATCCGGAAAGCAAGTTCAAGAAAATCCATATGCCGCACAACTCCGGCAGACCGCTTATTATGTCAGTGGCGTTCGGTATTGCAGGCTTCGGACTTGTCTTTGAATGGTTCTGGATGGGCATTGTCGGCTTGATCGGCATTCTGCTTTGCATGGTGCTTCGTTCATTTGAATATGACAATGGATACTATATACCTGTTGAAGAAATAAAAGAGACGGAAAGAAAGATTTCCGAATAA
- the qoxA gene encoding cytochrome aa3 quinol oxidase subunit II produces the protein MIFLFRAFKPLLLLAMLAVVFVLGGCSDISVLDPKGPVADQQKDLILLSIGFMLFIVGVVFVLFTIILVKYRDRKGKDSGNYKPDMHGNTFLEVVWTVIPILIVIALSVPTVQTIYSLEKAPEATKDKEPLVVYATSVDWKWVFSYPEQDIETVNYLNIPVDRPVLFKISSADSMASLWIPQLGGQKYAMAGMLMDQYLQADKVGTYEGRNANFTGEHFADQKFNVKAVTQKDFNNWVKKAQSDSPKLTKEKYDELMLPENVGKLTFSSTHLKYVDHGQDAEYAMEARKRLGYKAVSPHSKTDPWEDVKKNEFKVSDDKQD, from the coding sequence GTGATCTTCTTGTTCAGAGCATTTAAACCGTTACTTTTATTAGCGATGTTGGCTGTTGTTTTCGTACTGGGCGGATGCAGCGACATTTCCGTGTTAGATCCGAAAGGACCTGTTGCAGACCAGCAAAAAGATCTGATTCTCTTGTCAATCGGATTTATGCTGTTCATTGTCGGCGTCGTATTCGTACTATTTACAATCATTTTAGTGAAATACCGCGACCGCAAAGGCAAAGACAGCGGAAATTACAAGCCAGACATGCACGGCAACACGTTCTTAGAAGTAGTCTGGACAGTGATCCCAATTTTAATTGTCATTGCACTTTCTGTGCCTACCGTACAGACGATATATTCGTTAGAAAAAGCGCCTGAAGCGACTAAGGATAAAGAACCTCTTGTCGTTTATGCTACTTCGGTAGACTGGAAATGGGTATTCAGTTACCCAGAGCAGGATATTGAGACGGTTAACTACCTGAACATTCCTGTAGACCGTCCGGTTTTATTTAAAATTTCTTCAGCCGATTCAATGGCGTCGCTATGGATTCCTCAGCTCGGGGGACAAAAATACGCGATGGCAGGAATGCTGATGGATCAATACTTACAGGCTGACAAAGTGGGAACATATGAAGGCCGCAACGCGAACTTCACCGGCGAACACTTTGCCGACCAGAAATTCAACGTAAAAGCAGTTACGCAAAAAGACTTTAACAACTGGGTGAAAAAAGCCCAAAGCGATTCTCCAAAGCTGACGAAAGAGAAGTATGACGAACTGATGCTTCCGGAGAATGTCGGTAAATTAACGTTCTCTTCTACACACTTAAAATACGTTGACCACGGCCAAGATGCCGAATATGCGATGGAGGCGCGCAAACGCCTTGGCTACAAAGCCGTATCACCGCACTCTAAAACAGATCCGTGGGAAGATGTTAAGAAAAACGAATTTAAAGTATCCGACGATAAACAAGATTGA
- a CDS encoding GlsB/YeaQ/YmgE family stress response membrane protein, with protein MGFIVSLIVAIIIGWIGSLFVKGSMPGGIIGSMIAGLIGAWIGHGLLGTWGPHLAGFAIIPAIIGAAIVVFLFSLIARSRG; from the coding sequence ATGGGTTTTATCGTATCTCTGATTGTAGCTATTATTATCGGCTGGATCGGAAGTTTATTTGTAAAAGGAAGTATGCCCGGGGGAATTATCGGGTCAATGATCGCCGGTCTGATCGGCGCATGGATCGGGCACGGCCTGCTCGGCACATGGGGTCCGCACCTTGCCGGCTTTGCCATCATTCCGGCAATCATCGGAGCGGCGATCGTGGTATTTCTGTTCAGCCTCATCGCCAGAAGCAGAGGATAA